The nucleotide window CCACGCCGCCCAAGAACCTCCTGACCCTCGCAATCTCCAATTCAGGCTTTTCACTTTCGACCGCCCTCGTCAGTGTATCCAGCAGGGCTTCAACCTCGATTTCGGGCCTCCTGGTGCAGAGGCTGACCAGTCGCCGGTACTTGAGCTCTTTCTCCTTGCTCTGTGCCTGCAAGGCCGCCACCGCCTGTCGCGTTTTGCTCGACCTCGCCCGTAGTGCCTTGATTCTAGCTCTTAGCACTGCCGCGCTCGGTAGGCTAGGTCGGCTGTCTGGGTCCAGTCCCTTGGGGGACTGCGTCTTGACAATTTCCAGTGCCGACTCGAGTTCCATTTCCCAGGCGTTGGCCGAAGCGACATCCAGCCGACCGTGACGCTGTTCGAGTTCAATGAGGATctgctcttcctcttcacatGCCCGGTTGAAGTTGACAATCTTCTGCTTGGCCAGTTGCTGGGCTTTGAGCTTTTCTTGTAGGGACTCGAGGGTGCGGCGGGCGTCACCGACTTGCGAGGAAGTGACGCGGAGTTGAGAATGGAGGGTGTCAATCGattcttgtttctttttcagCTCATTCTGGAAAATGGACGCGGATTCACCAATGAGGTGAGTGATGGCTGGCTTTACGTTAGCAATGGAGCAAGAAGGATAGAAAATCAGAAAAAAGAACTTACAGCGGACAACCTCGTCACTGGTCTCACGGCTCTTATGGCCACTGCCCGTCGTAGCCCCAGTCTTTTCTTGGGCTGGATCATCGTTGGTCTCGGCGTCGGCAATCCCGATGCCAAAATCCAGCGGCTTCAAATTGGCTCGGTTGGGAATTGTGGGATCCGCGCCCACCTCCAGAAGCTGGGAAATGATGCTGCGGTTACCGACGCGTGCAGCAACGTTAAGCGCCGTGTCACCACTATTATCCTGAGCGTTGACGATCTCGCTCATAAACCGGGCGATACCCATTCGACGTCCTTTCCTATCGCCGATGCCGTTCTCTTGGCTGCTTGGAGCACTGCCTTGCCGGACCACCCATTCTAGAAGGCTCTCGAGGTAGTATCGGCTAGCATAATGACGGCCTTTGACCGCACTGGTGACGGCAATGTGATGCAAAACGGTGCGGCCCTTGTCGTCGGTCACGTCAAGAGTGCAACcaaggagatcaagaagctcgGGAAACGTGTTGTTCTCCATGGAGTTGGTGACGGTGCAGGCACGCATAAGGGCAGTCTCTCCACAAGCATTGACACGCCAGGGGTTTGCGCCTGCGTGGATGAGCGCTCGCAGAAGCGGCATGCGAGAGAGGGTGGCAGCCCAATGAAGGGCCGTGTGACTCTGGGTGTCGATGGGGGAGTCCAGCTCCTGGGGAGACACATTGCAAAGGGCAGCCTGGATGGCCTCCTCGGGGCCGTTGGCATCCATAAAGAGGCCCATCAGCATACCGCGCTTGGCTTCCGCGTCGGCGTTATTCTCATAGGGCAACGGCCGCAACGGGCCAAGGGCATACGAGGCATCGCCATCATTAGCAGTGACTTGATCGTAGTTGAAAGAGTTGCTGGGCTCCGTGGGAGAGCCAGAGTCTCCGTTGGCAATATTTCCAGCATTGAATGGGTCGAGAGGCTGGTGGCCCGGAGTCTGGCCGCCAAAGCTCCTGGCGGGGGTGAGAACTCTTTGCCGCTTCCTAGGGGGTTGTTCGAGGCCGTCACCAGCCAAGGGTTGCGTAGTTTGAGACCCGAAGCCCGAGTCGGCGTTCTGTGTCTGGGTTGCGTATTCGGTCGAAACAAGGCTTTGTTGCGAGTTTGGGAAATCGGCCACATCCTGCATCGAGGACTGGCGGTTGAAGCTGGGGGCCCTGCTGGGACCGCTGCGGTTTCTAGGCGCAGGGGAATCGAAGCGAGCCTTGCTGATGGCAGCCACTGCGGTTGAGGCCGTCGAGGAGATGTTCTTGAAGAAGG belongs to Neurospora crassa OR74A linkage group IV, whole genome shotgun sequence and includes:
- a CDS encoding Swi6 yields the protein MQPPQLGGASQQSQPSSQQSFSMSQSSQSVYRQYTDPPNRLHNDHAVPTIYSATYSGVGVYEMEVNNVAVMRRQKDGWVNATQILKVANIDKGRRTKILEKEIQIGEHEKVQGGYGKYQGTWIPFERGLEVCRQYGVEELLSKLLTHNRGQEGETGNVDTPTKEQAMAAQRKRMYNASSQENRGIGSTGTFFKNISSTASTAVAAISKARFDSPAPRNRSGPSRAPSFNRQSSMQDVADFPNSQQSLVSTEYATQTQNADSGFGSQTTQPLAGDGLEQPPRKRQRVLTPARSFGGQTPGHQPLDPFNAGNIANGDSGSPTEPSNSFNYDQVTANDGDASYALGPLRPLPYENNADAEAKRGMLMGLFMDANGPEEAIQAALCNVSPQELDSPIDTQSHTALHWAATLSRMPLLRALIHAGANPWRVNACGETALMRACTVTNSMENNTFPELLDLLGCTLDVTDDKGRTVLHHIAVTSAVKGRHYASRYYLESLLEWVVRQGSAPSSQENGIGDRKGRRMGIARFMSEIVNAQDNSGDTALNVAARVGNRSIISQLLEVGADPTIPNRANLKPLDFGIGIADAETNDDPAQEKTGATTGSGHKSRETSDEVVRSITHLIGESASIFQNELKKKQESIDTLHSQLRVTSSQVGDARRTLESLQEKLKAQQLAKQKIVNFNRACEEEEQILIELEQRHGRLDVASANAWEMELESALEIVKTQSPKGLDPDSRPSLPSAAVLRARIKALRARSSKTRQAVAALQAQSKEKELKYRRLVSLCTRRPEIEVEALLDTLTRAVESEKPELEIARVRRFLGGVEGVVH